Part of the Zingiber officinale cultivar Zhangliang chromosome 8A, Zo_v1.1, whole genome shotgun sequence genome, TTAAATTGAGGAAGATAAAATCTAATATATATAAGTTATGTGCGTTGAGAAACTTAAGCCAGACTTATTCATAGAATAATCATAGATCGGGTTTAGTTAATCAATTGGTGAGTTAAATTGTTTAAGAAATTGACTTAGACGGATCAATCAACAAATAAAATGTTTCTctattaacataaataaatttaaaatgtcatATTCGGGAATTaacttgagataattttatttttcaaattaaaatttatgtgtgtgtatatatatattaaaaaaaattcagcgaaacattttaaaaaataaaataaaagaaaaataacggccgaaaaaataaattctttaagcTATAATTACCCGGAGGCCCGAGGGTATTAGTGGAAAATTATTTACTTCACTCTCTCATGGTTACGAGCCCGACAGATCCTCATCGCTATGAGTCCGACAATCCCTTTCTCCTCCTCACACCGGAAACCCACGTTAGGGCTTTTGTACCCTCTCCGACTGCGAATCCGCTCCCGTCCATTCTTTCTTCCCAGTGATGCACCATTTGTTGGGGCTAAATCTCTGTAAGTTACTCTCTTGGAATCACTAGGGgggaaatttgtttttttttttagtgttttCTTGACTTGTAAGATTCGGTTGCTGTTCATAGAAACTCGATGAATCATCATCTGCATAAAAGTTTTTATCGGGTTTTTTTAGTTTGTCTACCTGTGCTTCTTCCGGTTGTTTCCTCTGGGCTTTTTAAAGATTCTCTCGTTGTAAAGATCGTTTTTTTTCGCTTTAGGTGGTGAATTTGGGCGATTCGCCCCCTGCTCTTCGTGATTTAAAGTTCTGAACAACCGCAAAGGTCAGGAACCACTACTTCAGGGTCGGAGTTGGTACTTCGAGAAACACAAgggctttgatttttttttttaatcacatATTTTTGTAGATTGTTCTTGATAGAACATGCAGGTACGGTGCGCTTGCAGTGATTTTTGGTTTTAATTGGTTGTAAGTTGAGAGTAGGGGTTTTTAAGTTGTAGCTAAGATAGGGGCGCTTTGTTGTGTGGCCGCTAGGCCACACGGTTCTCGGGCTACAAGTAGGGAGTGGTCGGTGGGATGCAATGAACCATTTTGGCCAACAAGCTCAAGTTTCTCGCCGCCCTTGTCAACAAGGTGGGACTATCGCTTTCGTGCAGAGGGGTTTTCTTTTGGCTCACAAGGTGATGATAGAGTTGTGCACTGTGGATCTTCCATTTCGTTGAATGACAAAAGTTCCAGGAGTTGGGAAAGGAATGAGTCATTTGCTAATCATCAGTTCTCTGTCTCTGACGGTGCTCTTTCATGCACCAGTAGCCCTTCTGATAGCTTCCAAAACTATCATTTGAGACCCCCAGTTACACAAGGAGCCAGCATTGAGGAATACATCAGAGGTAAGCTGAAACTTGGATTCCTCTTTCATTTATATTGGAAATCGATGATTTTATGAATAAATTTCTTTAGACTTCACAAAGGTCAACTCTGACTGTGTGGAAGTCTGTATGGTTATTTTCATAGAGTTCAAATTTGCAGCTTATATACTTGGTTTGCATGTTGATTAACAATATTTGTGCGAATGGAACAATATTGTATTCTTTGGGACATTATGAATTATGCAGAGAGTTCAATCATTCCCATTTTAAAGATAAATTCTTGGCTAAAAGTTGAAAAGAACAAATAGTCAAGCTTGGATTTGATGGGTGTCTACTTGTAAAAATTTGGTTCTTATCTATCACATGCACTTGATTAGACAGCATATTGGCATTTTATAGGAAACTCAATGGAAGATGTTATCGTTTAGCTATTCTAGTTTGTCTACCCACTTAGGATAATCTATATACTGATATCAAAACatgcatttttatatttttaattgcaCATAATTCAATGGAGGCATAAGATCCATGTAGTTGATCCCGATTATTGGGACTAACATGGATTTGATGGAATGGTGTCAGTTTCCTGgttctcttttattttcaatttcaaaGCGGCCATCGTTTGACATTTTCTAAAGGATTAAGTGTCGGATTTGGCCTTTCTCTTATTATATGTTCTGTCATCAAGGAAATTTAAATTGTTTTGACCTTTTACTAGAGATTTCACATTTGAAACTCCATTTGTGCACGTCTTTTGGTTAGATGTAACCCTAGAATTACAAGGTATGGCTACATGACCACGAGTTTCACCATGTACTCTCAGTTAGTGATTAAAGATGCATTTTGGCCTTTCTGTTATGTGTTGTCATCAGCGAAATTAATTTACCCTTTCACAGGCATTTTAAACTTCATCTGTGAGCATATTTTAGTTAGAGGCAACTCTAGAATTGCAAGATATGGTGCATGACCAGGAGCTTCACTATGTACTTTGGTTGGGAATGTTCCTGAGTTGACAATTACATTgacttattttattttagcatttTAAGGCCTCAATGAGCATATCTTTACACTGTTTGATTACAATTTAACTCAAATGTGGGTAATGAATTCTCAAGCAAAAGTTGTTTCATTGATATAACAGATCCAGTATCTGGACCACTGGTCATCCCACGGTTTGTGGAGGTATCTCGATCGCACTTATGAATACAAAGAATATATTGCAACTAAGATTCTTATGTAATGATCTGGATTGACTTACCTTTGATCTACAGGGAAAACTGGGGCTTCCATCCTTTAATGGTTCCTTTTCCTCGCGTTCAGATGGCAGTGAATATGATGCTATATCAAAATCTCATGGTTCTGCTGGTTGCAGCTTCTCGAGTCATCGCTTTTTCATGCCAAAGGCCATTCATCCTCTATCAGTTCCAGACCACATTGCTGGAGGTGAAGAACGAAACAGTAATGTTTTCTCGACAATCTCTGGAAACAGTCTACATACTGATCATAGATTTATCAGACCACTGGTTGAACTTCATGCTTTTGGTTTATCAGAGACTAGTGGTGTCCTCCAGAAGGAGCCAGTGCATTGGGATAACTCTGGCAATGTTGACTTCATGGACATCTGTGAACTATTGGAACCCAAATCTAGTTCTCATAATTCTTTGCATGAGTTATCCAAATGTGGACTATGTGAGAGGTGGTTGTCGCAGAGATCACCATGGTCCTCCCGCCGGATTGTTTGCAGTGGAGATTTGCCAACTGCAAGTGTTCTGTCATGCTGGCATGTGTATCATTCTGAATGTTTAGAGCGAACCACCCCTAAGATATCCAAACATGATCCCCCGTGCCCACTTTGTTCAAAGTTGCATGAAAATATTTCTGATAACTGGGCTG contains:
- the LOC122010616 gene encoding uncharacterized protein LOC122010616, with the protein product MEFGEFVTLQGASVDDNLEVVAKIGALCCVAARPHGSRATSREWSVGCNEPFWPTSSSFSPPLSTRWDYRFRAEGFSFGSQGDDRVVHCGSSISLNDKSSRSWERNESFANHQFSVSDGALSCTSSPSDSFQNYHLRPPVTQGASIEEYIRDPVSGPLVIPRFVEGKLGLPSFNGSFSSRSDGSEYDAISKSHGSAGCSFSSHRFFMPKAIHPLSVPDHIAGGEERNSNVFSTISGNSLHTDHRFIRPLVELHAFGLSETSGVLQKEPVHWDNSGNVDFMDICELLEPKSSSHNSLHELSKCGLCERWLSQRSPWSSRRIVCSGDLPTASVLSCWHVYHSECLERTTPKISKHDPPCPLCSKLHENISDNWAGCRMKNGFRRLKSPGEGPSRIWSCAQAGDCVEGALHPPKHGGMVLLSKSHIKTQLSMKGNLTKKQSEDPKRNGIQVVSRGRISEAQGAVGCSSSSLS